A genomic region of Planococcus kocurii contains the following coding sequences:
- the topB gene encoding type IA DNA topoisomerase has translation MKPVIVAEKPSQAKAYAEAFKTTKRDGFIEITPDAIFPEGAYITWGIGHLVELKEPKAYNPKWGKWSLAALPILPDTYQFQVARGKAQQFAIIKKLIFQTDTVINACDVDREGSNIFYSIYYHTGAKGKKIQRLWINSLEADEVRKGFQELRDNRQDLLLYQEAKARQISDWLVGMNGSRLYSLLLQEKGIREVFAIGRVQTPTVFLIYQREKEIEAFVPEPFYEIEGLFDAEKGRYKGKVKLRAKERREAEELLAKHAVAAKEEGVITQVKTTEKRTPPPQLHSLSTLQAVANRKWKYSPAKVLSVMQGLYEKKLVSYPRTDTQHITPGEFSYLAGQVEKYQQLIEAPFPIASKAPKKRFVDSSKVQEHYAIIPTKTIPTARKLAGLATDQRNLYEEVLRTTLAMFHKDYRYAETKVTTDVKGLAFFTTGKTELEKGWKELFPSAKETKEESSLPELREQERVKSKVDIKESMTTPPKPYTEGQLIAMMKTCGKFVEDVGDTEILKEIEGLGTEATRSGIIETIKRHEYISVTKNIVSITGKGRILCQSIEGNLLSSPSMTAKWETYLKKIGKGEGSAEVFLATIGKFIQKLLDEVPGQMLKNGLPEQLATPDAKDEIALCPRCKTGMIVSRRGSYNCTEYATGCKQSFPATFLKKRLTAKQIEYLCTRGKTPVIKGFVSKNGKKFNAKLVLEEGKLKMEF, from the coding sequence ATGAAACCAGTGATAGTCGCTGAAAAACCAAGTCAGGCCAAGGCCTACGCAGAAGCGTTCAAAACCACGAAACGTGACGGCTTTATTGAAATTACACCGGATGCGATTTTCCCAGAAGGTGCCTATATCACGTGGGGCATCGGACACCTCGTCGAATTAAAAGAACCAAAGGCTTATAATCCGAAATGGGGGAAATGGTCACTGGCTGCACTGCCGATTTTGCCAGACACCTACCAGTTTCAAGTAGCAAGAGGTAAGGCGCAGCAATTTGCCATTATAAAAAAATTGATTTTTCAAACCGATACGGTCATCAATGCTTGTGATGTTGACCGGGAAGGATCCAATATATTTTATAGTATCTATTACCATACGGGAGCTAAAGGTAAAAAGATTCAACGATTGTGGATTAATTCACTAGAAGCTGATGAAGTTAGAAAAGGTTTTCAAGAACTGCGCGATAATCGGCAAGATCTGTTGTTGTACCAAGAAGCGAAAGCGCGTCAAATTAGCGATTGGTTGGTCGGCATGAACGGCTCTCGTTTGTACTCCTTATTGCTTCAAGAAAAAGGCATACGCGAAGTGTTTGCGATTGGACGCGTGCAAACGCCTACTGTTTTTCTGATTTATCAGCGTGAAAAAGAAATTGAAGCATTTGTACCAGAGCCTTTTTATGAAATTGAAGGTCTATTTGATGCGGAAAAAGGACGCTATAAAGGTAAAGTGAAACTAAGAGCGAAGGAGAGAAGAGAAGCAGAAGAACTATTGGCCAAACATGCTGTTGCTGCAAAAGAAGAAGGCGTTATCACACAAGTAAAAACTACAGAAAAACGTACGCCACCGCCCCAGTTGCACTCTTTATCAACTTTGCAAGCAGTGGCTAATCGGAAATGGAAATACAGTCCTGCTAAAGTTCTGTCTGTTATGCAGGGGCTGTACGAAAAAAAACTTGTCAGTTATCCAAGAACCGATACCCAGCACATTACACCGGGTGAATTTAGTTATTTGGCAGGCCAAGTCGAAAAATATCAGCAATTGATTGAAGCGCCATTTCCGATTGCTTCCAAAGCGCCGAAAAAGCGATTTGTAGACAGTTCCAAAGTTCAGGAGCATTATGCCATCATCCCGACAAAAACCATCCCGACTGCCCGAAAATTAGCGGGACTGGCAACAGACCAGCGCAACTTATATGAGGAAGTATTGCGGACGACGTTGGCAATGTTCCACAAAGATTATCGCTATGCCGAAACCAAGGTGACAACAGATGTTAAAGGGCTGGCGTTTTTCACCACCGGAAAAACAGAGCTTGAAAAAGGGTGGAAAGAGCTATTTCCTTCTGCCAAAGAAACGAAAGAAGAATCGTCTCTTCCTGAATTACGTGAGCAGGAGCGAGTTAAAAGTAAAGTCGATATAAAAGAAAGCATGACAACACCACCAAAGCCGTACACTGAAGGACAGCTAATCGCCATGATGAAAACGTGTGGGAAGTTTGTAGAAGATGTAGGGGATACTGAAATTTTAAAGGAAATTGAAGGACTTGGGACAGAAGCAACGAGAAGTGGCATCATTGAAACAATCAAACGGCATGAATACATCTCAGTCACCAAAAATATTGTTTCGATTACTGGAAAAGGTCGTATTCTTTGTCAATCCATTGAAGGGAATTTATTGTCGAGTCCATCAATGACCGCTAAATGGGAAACTTATCTGAAGAAAATCGGTAAAGGTGAAGGCTCAGCGGAAGTGTTCCTGGCAACCATCGGCAAGTTTATCCAAAAGCTGCTAGACGAAGTGCCGGGACAAATGTTGAAAAACGGATTGCCTGAACAGCTAGCAACACCTGATGCCAAAGATGAGATTGCTCTTTGTCCAAGATGCAAGACTGGCATGATTGTATCGCGAAGAGGTTCGTACAATTGTACCGAATACGCTACTGGTTGCAAGCAATCATTTCCCGCAACGTTCTTGAAAAAGCGGTTAACTGCTAAACAAATTGAATACTTGTGCACGAGAGGCAAGACGCCAGTTATTAAAGGGTTTGTTTCAAAAAACGGTAAGAAATTTAACGCTAAGTTGGTATTAGAAGAAGGTAAGTTGAAAATGGAGTTTTGA
- a CDS encoding MalY/PatB family protein, translating into MKYNFDEIINRRGTYSLKWDGEELIKQFGLTERYDEHTIPLFTADMDLPVPQPLVDALHKTVDHRIYGYSVFPDEYFGAIQSWLQKRHDWRVEKEHIVYSPGTVHALNIAVKAFTKLEDGIIIQRPVYPPFTSVIEGNGRKVINNALHVDEEGYYSIDFEDFEAKAKANHTTMFILCNPHNPTGRVFNNEELNKMAAICHDNNVLIVADEIHGDLLRRGNEFIPMVKAADHADHIITCTAINKTFNVAGLHCTNVIISDEELRTQFATEMGMQLASPFAIAALIAVYNEGEDWLDQLTDYVDDTMTYVKEFLAERMPEVKVAIPEGTYIMWLDFSGYGITAEEIHDRIYNKANVLLEDGSMFGEEGEFYQRICTPSPRPLIEEALERIAKEFEDISGKR; encoded by the coding sequence ATGAAATATAATTTTGATGAAATCATTAATAGAAGAGGCACCTACTCTTTAAAGTGGGACGGAGAAGAGTTGATTAAGCAATTCGGATTAACAGAGAGATACGATGAACATACCATTCCATTGTTTACCGCCGATATGGACTTACCTGTTCCACAACCTTTAGTAGATGCTTTGCACAAAACAGTGGACCACCGAATTTATGGCTATTCTGTTTTTCCGGATGAGTATTTCGGTGCGATTCAATCGTGGTTACAAAAACGGCATGACTGGAGAGTGGAAAAAGAACACATCGTTTACAGTCCAGGAACAGTTCATGCGCTGAACATTGCGGTAAAAGCATTTACTAAACTAGAAGATGGCATCATCATTCAGCGTCCTGTTTATCCGCCGTTTACTTCTGTAATTGAAGGGAATGGCCGGAAAGTCATCAATAATGCACTACACGTAGATGAAGAAGGTTATTATTCGATTGACTTCGAGGATTTTGAAGCGAAAGCAAAGGCTAACCATACGACAATGTTCATTTTATGCAATCCGCATAATCCAACAGGTCGAGTTTTCAATAACGAAGAGTTGAATAAAATGGCAGCGATTTGTCATGACAATAATGTCTTAATCGTAGCCGATGAAATCCATGGAGATCTATTGCGTCGCGGCAATGAGTTTATTCCTATGGTGAAAGCGGCTGACCATGCTGACCACATTATTACGTGCACAGCAATTAACAAAACCTTCAATGTGGCTGGGTTGCATTGCACCAACGTCATTATCTCTGACGAAGAGCTTCGTACTCAATTCGCTACTGAAATGGGTATGCAATTGGCATCTCCCTTTGCGATTGCGGCTTTGATTGCGGTTTATAACGAAGGAGAAGACTGGTTGGATCAGCTGACTGACTATGTCGATGACACAATGACGTATGTCAAAGAGTTTTTGGCTGAGCGCATGCCAGAAGTAAAAGTAGCTATTCCTGAAGGAACCTATATTATGTGGTTAGATTTTAGTGGTTACGGCATAACAGCTGAAGAAATTCATGATCGCATATACAATAAAGCCAACGTCCTACTTGAAGATGGCAGTATGTTTGGTGAAGAAGGAGAGTTCTATCAACGGATTTGTACCCCTTCTCCGCGCCCACTGATAGAGGAAGCTTTGGAAAGAATAGCAAAAGAATTTGAAGACATTTCTGGAAAAAGATAA
- a CDS encoding DUF2294 domain-containing protein, with protein MPTEKTIHTEVGSYISTLLRNHFGKGPTSVFVTVKPPFITIHLRGFLSPPEKILLNQQEHRRVLETRDLLMNQLAVDIKVDLWQIGALDIEDVYADWNLDDQTGMILAVMTDKSPAADFEWDSAVQVESVLEEVEEASRKAQKTPEKTDLYWLNNRTLLIERTGIFVEIEKELIRGGFTEELKLVKRPLERRLLLQTRIEAILKQPISEVFLDWNFTTDKGYTLLLLEPAK; from the coding sequence ATGCCTACCGAAAAAACAATTCATACTGAAGTTGGCAGCTACATTTCCACTTTATTGCGTAATCATTTCGGAAAAGGTCCTACTTCAGTATTCGTAACCGTCAAGCCGCCCTTTATCACGATCCACCTGCGTGGATTTTTATCTCCTCCTGAAAAAATTCTACTGAACCAACAAGAACATCGCAGAGTATTAGAAACACGTGATCTTTTGATGAATCAACTGGCTGTAGATATAAAAGTGGATTTATGGCAAATTGGTGCATTGGATATTGAAGATGTCTACGCAGATTGGAATTTAGATGATCAGACGGGAATGATTCTTGCTGTCATGACCGATAAATCGCCAGCAGCCGACTTTGAGTGGGATTCAGCTGTTCAAGTGGAAAGTGTTCTCGAGGAAGTGGAGGAAGCTAGTCGAAAAGCACAAAAAACTCCTGAAAAAACGGATTTGTACTGGCTCAACAACCGCACATTATTGATCGAGCGTACCGGAATTTTTGTCGAAATTGAAAAAGAACTCATTCGTGGAGGATTTACTGAAGAATTGAAGTTAGTTAAGCGTCCTTTAGAACGGCGCTTACTGTTACAAACTCGGATTGAAGCCATTTTGAAGCAACCTATTTCAGAAGTGTTTCTTGATTGGAACTTCACCACTGATAAAGGCTATACTTTGTTATTACTAGAACCTGCCAAATAA